In Daucus carota subsp. sativus chromosome 4, DH1 v3.0, whole genome shotgun sequence, one DNA window encodes the following:
- the LOC108216624 gene encoding organic cation/carnitine transporter 1 has protein sequence MEEETQNLVPISVSPHRIRDTTTKLELTVDEVVEEYVGSLGFSQIIHVFLVSLAWIFDSQNTLVTIFTDAQPAAWQCISPPCIRNDTANAAAVCSMVAGSWEWMGGSKSSIIAEWSLVCDRKFLAAAPASLFFIGSLLGSGFYGWIADAYLGRKKTVLLSCLLSSITSFLTSFSPNIWVYALLRFSNGFARSGIGICCLVLSTEAVGRKWRGQVGQYGFFFFTFGFFSLPLIAYPNRTCWRNIYRILSIPPLVYSLIIIPFVSESPRWLLVKGRSKEAFDILKRYAHLNGRKLPANLCLLEPSQGKTGCGEARMNLWSTKWAAKRMITLMIAGFGVGSVYYGVQLNVENLDFNLYFSVGLNAMMEIPAVFIGSVLLSFTNRRSLFSWSAYIAGISSIICILFSRGLKKGVESKGAWTQLLVEGIGFMAASTAFDVLYIYCVELFPTNVRNFAVSMLRQSLMLGASIAPLFVVLGRLSPSLSFLVFGILSIFSGTLSLWLPETKDAPLYETLEQQEDEEKLNSLSVESALELGK, from the exons ATGGAGGAAGAAACACAAAACCTAGTACCCATATCAGTGTCACCTCATAGAATAAGGGACACAACAACAAAGCTAGAGTTAACAGTAGACGAAGTAGTGGAAGAGTATGTTGGTTCCTTGGGATTCTCTCAAATAATTCATGTGTTTCTAGTCTCACTTGCATGGATTTTTGATTCTCAGAACACTCTGGTCACCATCTTCACCGACGCTCAGCCAGCTGCATGGCAGTGCATATCGCCTCCTTGCATCCGCAATGACACTGCCAACGCAGCTGCCGTGTGTAGCATGGTTGCAGGAAGTTGGGAGTGGATGGGAGGAAGTAAGAGCTCGATTATTGCAGAATGGAGCCTTGTTTGTGATCGCAAGTTTCTTGCTGCTGCTCCAGCTTCATTGTTCTTCATTGGTTCGCTACTAG GTTCTGGTTTTTATGGGTGGATTGCAGATGCATATTTAGGAAGGAAGAAAACAGTACTCCTATCATGCCTTTTGTCATCCATAACCTCTTTCCTCACCTCCTTCTCCCCTAATATATGGGTATACGCTCTCCTTCGCTTCTCAAATGGGTTTGCACGATCTGGCATTGGCATTTGCTGCCTCGTGCTCTCTACAGAAGCCGTTGGACGCAAGTGGCGTGGCCAAGTAGGGCAAtatggcttctttttcttcacattTGGCTTCTTTTCCCTGCCATTAATCGCCTATCCTAATAGAACCTGCTGGAGgaatatatatagaatattatcTATTCCACCCCTTGTATACTCATTAATTATAATTCCCTTTGTGTCGGAGTCACCCAGGTGGCTCCTTGTTAAGGGAAGAAGCAAAGAAgcatttgatatattaaaaagataCGCACACCTCAATGGGAGGAAGTTGCCTGCAAATCTGTGTCTCTTGGAACCCTCTCAAGGGAAAACTGGCTGTGGAGAGGCAAGGATGAATCTCTGGTCGACTAAATGGGCTGCTAAAAGGATGATCACTCTCATGATTGCAGGATTTGGGGTTGGATCTGTTTACTACGGGGTGCAACTCAATGTTGAGAACTTGGATTTTAATCTTTACTTCTCAGTTGGACTTAACGCAATGATGGAGATTCCAGCTGTTTTTATTGGCAGTGTACTACTGAGCTTCACAAACCGTCGTTCACTTTTCTCATGGTCAGCTTACATTGCTGGAATATCGTCCATCATCTGCATCCTATTCTCTCGGGGGCTTAAGAAGGGAGTTGAATCAAAAGGAGCCTGGACTCAACTACTTGTTGAAGGGATAGGTTTCATGGCTGCTTCAACAGCCTTTGATGTTTTATATATCTACTGTGTGGAGCTCTTCCCAACCAATGTAAGGAACTTTGCGGTTTCTATGTTACGACAGTCCTTGATGTTGGGTGCATCAATAGCTCCTCTATTCGTAGTTCTTGGAAGGTTGAGCCCCTCACTTTCATTCCTTGTTTTCGGCATACTTTCTATCTTTAGTGGAACGCTTAGCCTCTGGCTTCCTGAGACAAAGGATGCACCACTTTATGAGACCTTGGAGCAACAAGAAGATGAGGAGAAACTGAATTCCCTTTCAGTGGAGTCAGCACTAGAACTTGGGAAGTAA